Proteins from a genomic interval of bacterium:
- the tsaB gene encoding tRNA (adenosine(37)-N6)-threonylcarbamoyltransferase complex dimerization subunit type 1 TsaB — MERLIALATATRRGGAALFENGEPVARREIAPTETGGARLLSAARGCLEETDLTWENLSAVAVALGPGSFTGIRVGLATALGLVESLGLKLIGVGSLDCIARGAKGELREGETVCATLPAGAGLYYAQLFRDGEPLGGCGLVPAGELGARYPAGAYIGSDLEFIKKTAGRVLRRPDWVSPVHLGTLAWERLVRGETDDPARIRPLYVKRPAARPTPR; from the coding sequence TTGGAACGTCTGATCGCCCTGGCCACGGCCACCCGCCGCGGCGGCGCCGCCCTCTTCGAGAATGGCGAACCCGTCGCCCGGCGGGAGATCGCGCCGACCGAGACCGGCGGGGCGAGGCTCCTTTCCGCGGCGCGGGGCTGCCTGGAAGAAACCGACCTGACCTGGGAAAATTTATCCGCCGTCGCCGTGGCTCTGGGACCCGGCTCCTTCACCGGCATCCGGGTGGGGCTGGCCACCGCCCTGGGGCTGGTGGAATCTCTCGGATTGAAGCTCATCGGGGTGGGCAGTCTGGACTGCATCGCACGCGGGGCAAAGGGGGAGTTGCGGGAGGGAGAGACCGTCTGCGCCACCCTTCCGGCGGGGGCGGGGCTCTACTACGCACAGCTTTTCCGGGACGGGGAGCCGCTCGGCGGGTGTGGGCTTGTTCCCGCGGGCGAACTCGGCGCGCGCTACCCGGCCGGGGCGTACATCGGCTCGGACCTCGAATTTATAAAAAAAACGGCCGGTCGAGTCCTCCGCCGACCCGACTGGGTGTCCCCGGTACACCTGGGGACACTGGCCTGGGAGCGTCTCGTCCGGGGGGAGACGGACGACCCGGCGCGCATCAGGCCGCTGTACGTGAAACGACCGGCGGCCCGACCGACGCCTCGGTGA